Proteins from a genomic interval of Cucumis melo cultivar AY chromosome 7, USDA_Cmelo_AY_1.0, whole genome shotgun sequence:
- the LOC103493195 gene encoding late embryogenesis abundant protein D-29-like isoform X1: MGRKMMTLVVAVVLLVLVAEKCRGDGEDAVQDVKDSMSEFAKDAKLDEKAEAVKSTASEVYSDAKDKAESWSNWAYDKISKGLGLSEKELKETAHNVADKAGDAAIKTTEKINTAASGASNYASEKAGEAAKAASEAASNLKSKSGDVVGTATEKVKETLVSGKDKAAEVYEAAKEKKKENCETAREMASKTAEEIGCRIREKTAEL; the protein is encoded by the exons atgGGGAGGAAAATGATGACGTTAGTGGTGGCGGTGGTATTGCTGGTGTTGGTGGCGGAGAAATGCAGGGGGGATGGTGAAGATGCAGTACAAGACGTGAAGGACAGTATGAGTGAATTTGCGAAGGATGCAAAACTTGATGAAAAGGCCGAAGCTGTCAAATCTACGGCTTCTGAAGTATACAGCGATGCCAAGGACAAGGCTGAGTCCTGGTCCAACTGGGCTTACGACAAGATTTCCAA GGGATTAGGATTGAgcgaaaaagaattgaaagaGACGGCGCATAACGTAGCGGATAAAGCAGGGGATGCAGCCATTAAAACCACAGAAAAAATTAACACAGCAGCTTCAG GTGCATCTAATTACGCATCTGAGAAAGCGGGAGAGGCAGCGAAGGCAGCGTCGGAAGCGGCGAGCAACCTGAAGAGCAAGTCGGGGGATGTGGTGGGGACGGCGACGGAGAAGGTGAAAGAGACGCTGGTGAGCGGAAAAGATAAGGCGGCGGAGGTGTATGAGGCGgcgaaggagaagaagaaagagaactGCGAAACGGCGAGAGAAATGGCGTCAAAGACCGCGGAGGAAATTGGGTGTAGGATCAGGGAGAAGACTGCTGAGCTGTGA
- the LOC103493195 gene encoding late embryogenesis abundant protein D-29-like isoform X2, which translates to MGRKTATLVVAVVWLVLVAEKCSGYGEAVRDVKDNVSEIAEDAKLDEKAEAVKSTASEVYSDAKDKAESWSNWAYDKISKGLGLSEKELKETAHNVADKAGDAAIKTTEKINTAASGASNYASEKAGEAAKAASEAASNLKSKSGDVVGTATEKVKETLVSGKDKAAEVYEAAKEKKKENCETAREMASKTAEEIGCRIREKTAEL; encoded by the exons ATGGGGAGGAAAACGGCGACGTTAGTGGTGGCGGTGGTATGGCTGGTGTTGGTGGCGGAGAAATGCAGTGGGTATGGTGAAGCAGTACGAGATGTGAAGGACAATGTGAGTGAAATTGCGGAAGATGCAAAACTTGATGAAAAGGCCGAAGCTGTCAAATCTACGGCTTCTGAAGTATACAGCGATGCTAAGGACAAGGCTGAGTCCTGGTCCAACTGGGCTTACGACAAGATTTCCAA GGGATTAGGATTGAgcgaaaaagaattgaaagaGACGGCGCATAACGTAGCGGATAAAGCAGGGGATGCAGCCATTAAAACCACAGAAAAAATTAACACAGCAGCTTCAG GTGCATCTAATTACGCATCTGAGAAAGCGGGAGAGGCAGCGAAGGCAGCGTCGGAAGCGGCGAGCAACCTGAAGAGCAAGTCGGGGGATGTGGTGGGGACGGCGACGGAGAAGGTGAAAGAGACGCTGGTGAGCGGAAAAGATAAGGCGGCGGAGGTGTATGAGGCGgcgaaggagaagaagaaagagaactGCGAAACGGCGAGAGAAATGGCGTCAAAGACCGCGGAGGAAATTGGGTGTAGGATCAGGGAGAAGACTGCTGAGCTGTGA